In one Nicotiana sylvestris chromosome 8, ASM39365v2, whole genome shotgun sequence genomic region, the following are encoded:
- the LOC104228983 gene encoding NADP-dependent malic enzyme, with translation MESALKEQRGGESVLDLSPRATPAGGVEDVYGEDCATEDQLITPWTIAVSSGYNLLRDPRYNKGLAFTERERDAHYLRGLLPPVISTQELQEKKIMQSLRQYDVPLHKYVAMMELEERNERLFYKLLIDNVEELLPIVYTPTVGEACQKYGSIFKRPQGLYISLKEKGRILEVLKNWPERSIQVIVVTDGERILGLGDLGCQGMGIPVGKLALYTALGGVRPSACLPITIDVGTNNEQLLKDEFYIGLRQKRATGQEYYDFLHEFMSAVKQNYGEKILVQFEDFANHNAFELLAKYGTTHLVFNDDIQGTASVVLAGLIASLKLLGGSLADHTFLFLGAGEAGTGIAELIALEISKKTKCPVEETRKKIWLVDSKGLIVSGRKETLQSFKKPWAHEHEPVNNLLDAVKTIKPTVLIGTSGVGRTFTKEVIEAMASTNERPLIMALSNPTSQAECTAEEAYTWSEGRAVFASGSPFPSFEYNGKLNIPGQANNCYIFPGFGFGLVMSGTIRVHDDMLLAASEALAAQVTEEHFAKGMIYPPFADIRKISAHIAASVATKAYELGVATRLPRPANLVKYAESCMYTPNYRSYR, from the exons ATGGAGAGCGCGTTGAAGGAGCAGAGGGGAGGAGAATCGGTGCTTGACCTGTCACCGAGAGCAACACCGGCGGGTGGTGTCGAGGATGTCTACGGTGAGGATTGCGCCACCGAGGACCAGCTTATCACTCCCTGGACTATCGCCGTTTCTAG TGGCTACAACTTGTTGAGGGACCCACGTTACAACAAAGGGCTTGCCTTCACTGAGAGAGAAAGAGATGCTCATTACTTGCGAGGCCTTCTGCCTCCTGTGATTTCCACACAGGAGCTTCAG GAGAAAAAAATTATGCAGTCTCTTCGCCAGTATGATGTCCCTCTGCACAAATATGTCGCCATGATGGAATTAGAG GAAAGAAATGAAAGGTTGTTTTACAAGCTTCTTATCGATAATGTAGAAGAGTTACTTCCAATTGTCTATACTCCAACTGTTGGTGAGGCGTGCCAAAAATATGGAAGCATTTTTAAGCGTCCTCAGGGTCTATACATCAGCTTGAAAGAAAA GGGAAGGATCCTTGAGGTATTGAAGAACTGGCCTGAAAGATCAATACAGGTTATTGTTGTGACTGATGGAGAAAGAATTTTGGGACTTGGGGACCTCGGCTGCCAG GGAATGGGGATACCAGTTGGGAAGTTGGCTCTGTATACTGCACTTGGAGGAGTCAGACCTTCAGCG TGCTTGCCAATAACCATTGACGTTGGGACAAATAATGAGCAGTTACTGAAAGATGAATTCTACATTGGTCTCAGACAAAAGAGAGCAACTGGGCAG GAATACTATGACTTCCTACATGAGTTCATGTCAGCTGTAAAGCAAAATTATGGTGAAAAAATTCTCGTACAG TTTGAGGATTTTGCAAACCACAACGCTTTTGAGCTGTTGGCTAAATATGGTACCACTCATTTGGTCTTCAATGATGATATACAG GGGACAGCTTCTGTGGTGCTTGCAGGGCTTATTGCATCCCTTAAGCTACTTGGAGGCTCATTAGCTGATCATACATTCTTGTTCCTCGGAGCAGGAGAA GCTGGGACTGGTATTGCAGAACTCATAGCACTTGAAATTTCAAAGAAG ACAAAATGTCCCGTGGAGGAGACACGAAAAAAGATCTGGCTTGTGGATTCAAAG GGTCTTATTGTTAGTGGTCGCAAGGAAACACTTCAATCTTTCAAGAAGCCTTGGGCTCATGAACACGAACCTGTTAACAATCTGCTAGATGCTGTTAAG ACCATTAAGCCAACCGTCTTAATTGGGACATCTGGAGTTGGAAGAACATTTACAAAGGAAGTTATTGAGGCCATGGCCTCCACAAATGAG AGACCTCTTATTATGGCTCTCTCAAACCCAACCTCACAAGCTGAATGTACAGCTGAAGAAGCTTATACTTGGAGTGAG GGTCGCGCTGTTTTTGCCAGTGGAAGTCCATTCCCTTCTTTTGAATACAATGGCAAACTCAACATTCCTGGCCAG GCAAACAACTGTTACATATTCCCTGGATTTGGTTTTGGGTTGGTCATGTCTGGTACAATCCGTGTGCATGATGACATGCTTTTAGCAGCTT CGGAAGCTTTGGCTGCTCAAGTAACTGAGGAACATTTTGCCAAGGGGATGATATACCCTCCTTTTGCTGATATCAGAAAGATCTCAGCTCACATAGCTGCTAGTGTTGCTACTAAAGCGTATGAACTTG GTGTGGCAACACGTCTCCCTCGACCTGCAAATTTGGTGAAGTATGCTGAGAGTTGCATGTATACTCCTAATTACCGAAGCTACAGGTGA